A DNA window from Carassius gibelio isolate Cgi1373 ecotype wild population from Czech Republic chromosome A6, carGib1.2-hapl.c, whole genome shotgun sequence contains the following coding sequences:
- the LOC128015696 gene encoding titin-like isoform X1, which translates to MPRSSGVRFRIGSPATMEERRGRVRNLTTLHQEGREVGGLAQLFWTLAVGLGYNDAALKDWFNNCLDDPLPQWEMKGLEILDFWGFTNYLHHRAQWNATTTPEFPDKAASSAPQPKMATSPAPQPKMAASLAPQLKMAASPAPQHKMADSTPPTLHRRGRRRRQAATVPQDPENAPERAAAVHEAIPDAVPAAVPEAVAEAVPDAVPAAVSETEAVPEKVLDAVREAEAMPDAVPDVVPAAVLEAETVPAAVPEAEAVAEAVPDAVPVAVLEAEAVPAAVPEAEAVTEAVPDAVPVAVPEAGAVAEVVPDAVPAAAPEAEAVPEAVPDAVPEAVPDAVPEAVPDAVPEAVPDAVPEAVPDAVPEAVLDAVPEAVPDAVPEAVPDAVPEAVLDAVPEAVPEAVPEAVSDAVPEAVPDAVPEAVPDTVPEAVPEAVPEAVPDTVPEAVTTRPWWSSTPPWGTLAVTTRTWWSSAPPWGTRAVTTRTWWSSAPLWGTPAVTMRTWWSSAPPWWTPASTTKTWWSSAPPWRALTLTTRPWWSSAPPWWTPASTTKMWWSSAPSWWTPQHALHGLMFCVF; encoded by the exons atgcctagatccagcggtgtgagatttcgaatcggttccccagccaccatggaggaacggagggggagagtccggaacttaaccacccttcatcaagaaggaagggaggtgggtggcctggcgcaattgttttggactttggcagtcgggttaggttacaatgatgcagcactaaaggattggtttaataattgcctggatgatcctttacctcaatgggagatgaaggggttagagatcctggacttttgggggtttaccaattacctgcaccatcgtgctcagtggaatgcaacaaccacaccagagtttccagacaaggctgccagctcagccccacaacccaagatggccaccagcccagccccacagcccaagatggccgccagcctagcgccacagctcaagatggccgccagcccagcaccacagcacaagatggccgactcaacgccaccgactctccatcgtagagggcggaggaggagacaggcagctactgttcctcaggacccggagaacgctcccgagcgggcggctgccgtccatgaggccattcccgatgcggtgcccgctgctgttccggaggcggtggccgaggctgttcccgatgcggtgcccgctgctgtttcCGAgaccgaggctgttcccgagaaggtgctcgatgctgttcgagaggccgaggcaatgcccgatgctgttcccgatgtggtgcccgctgcggttctggaggccgagacggtacccgctgctgttccggaggccgaggcggtggccgaggccgttcccgatgcggttcccgttgctgttctggaggccgaggcggtgcccgctgctgttccggaggccgaggcggtgaccgaagccgttcccgatgcggttcccgttgctgttccggaggccggggcggtggccgaggtcgttcccgatgcggtgcccgctgctgctccggaggccgaggctgttcccgaggcggtgcctgatgcagttcccgag gcggtgcccgatgcagttcccgaggcggtgcccgatgctgttcccgaggcggtgcccgatgctgttcccgaggcggtgcccgatgcagttcccgaggcggtgctcgatgcagttcccgaggcggtgcccgatgctgttcccgaggcggtgcccgatgctgttcccgaggcggtgctcgatgctgttcccgaggcggtgcccgaggctgttcccgaggcggtgtccgatgcagttcccgaggcggtgcccgatgctgttcccgaggcggtgcccgatacagttcccgaggcggtgcccgaggctgttccagaggcggtgcctgatacagttcccgaggcggtgaccacaaggccgtggtggtcttctactccgccctgggggactctggcggtgaccacgaggacgtggtggtcgtccgctccaccctgggggactcgggcggtgaccacgaggacgtggtggtcgtccgctccgctctgggggactccggcggtgaccatgaggacgtggtggtcttctgctccgccctggtggactccggcctcgaccacaaagacgtggtggtcttccgctccgccctggagggctttgactttgaccacaaggccgtggtggtcttccgctccgccctggtggactccggcctcgaccacaaagatgtggtggtcatctgctccgtcctggtggacgcctcaacatgcccttcatggacttatgttttgtgttttttga
- the LOC128015696 gene encoding foot protein 1 variant 1-like isoform X4 — translation MPRSSGVRFRIGSPATMEERRGRVRNLTTLHQEGREVGGLAQLFWTLAVGLGYNDAALKDWFNNCLDDPLPQWEMKGLEILDFWGFTNYLHHRAQWNATTTPEFPDKAASSAPQPKMATSPAPQPKMAASLAPQLKMAASPAPQHKMADSTPPTLHRRGRRRRQAATVPQDPENAPERAAAVHEAIPDAVPAAVPEAVAEAVPDAVPAAVSETEAVPEKVLDAVREAEAMPDAVPDVVPAAVLEAETVPAAVPEAEAVAEAVPDAVPVAVLEAEAVPAAVPEAEAVTEAVPDAVPVAVPEAGAVAEVVPDAVPAAAPEAEAVPEAVPDAVPEAVPDAVPEAVPDAVPEAVPDAVPEAVPDTVPEAVPEAVPDTVPEAVTTRPWWSSTPPWGTLAVTTRTWWSSAPPWGTRAVTTRTWWSSAPLWGTPAVTMRTWWSSAPPWWTPASTTKTWWSSAPPWRALTLTTRPWWSSAPPWWTPASTTKMWWSSAPSWWTPQHALHGLMFCVF, via the exons atgcctagatccagcggtgtgagatttcgaatcggttccccagccaccatggaggaacggagggggagagtccggaacttaaccacccttcatcaagaaggaagggaggtgggtggcctggcgcaattgttttggactttggcagtcgggttaggttacaatgatgcagcactaaaggattggtttaataattgcctggatgatcctttacctcaatgggagatgaaggggttagagatcctggacttttgggggtttaccaattacctgcaccatcgtgctcagtggaatgcaacaaccacaccagagtttccagacaaggctgccagctcagccccacaacccaagatggccaccagcccagccccacagcccaagatggccgccagcctagcgccacagctcaagatggccgccagcccagcaccacagcacaagatggccgactcaacgccaccgactctccatcgtagagggcggaggaggagacaggcagctactgttcctcaggacccggagaacgctcccgagcgggcggctgccgtccatgaggccattcccgatgcggtgcccgctgctgttccggaggcggtggccgaggctgttcccgatgcggtgcccgctgctgtttcCGAgaccgaggctgttcccgagaaggtgctcgatgctgttcgagaggccgaggcaatgcccgatgctgttcccgatgtggtgcccgctgcggttctggaggccgagacggtacccgctgctgttccggaggccgaggcggtggccgaggccgttcccgatgcggttcccgttgctgttctggaggccgaggcggtgcccgctgctgttccggaggccgaggcggtgaccgaagccgttcccgatgcggttcccgttgctgttccggaggccggggcggtggccgaggtcgttcccgatgcggtgcccgctgctgctccggaggccgaggctgttcccgaggcggtgcctgatgcagttcccgag gcggtgcccgatgcagttcccgaggcggtgcccgatgctgttcccgaggcggtgcccgatgctgttcccgaggcggtgcccgatacagttcccgag gctgttccagaggcggtgcctgatacagttcccgaggcggtgaccacaaggccgtggtggtcttctactccgccctgggggactctggcggtgaccacgaggacgtggtggtcgtccgctccaccctgggggactcgggcggtgaccacgaggacgtggtggtcgtccgctccgctctgggggactccggcggtgaccatgaggacgtggtggtcttctgctccgccctggtggactccggcctcgaccacaaagacgtggtggtcttccgctccgccctggagggctttgactttgaccacaaggccgtggtggtcttccgctccgccctggtggactccggcctcgaccacaaagatgtggtggtcatctgctccgtcctggtggacgcctcaacatgcccttcatggacttatgttttgtgttttttga
- the LOC128015696 gene encoding calphotin-like isoform X2 produces the protein MPRSSGVRFRIGSPATMEERRGRVRNLTTLHQEGREVGGLAQLFWTLAVGLGYNDAALKDWFNNCLDDPLPQWEMKGLEILDFWGFTNYLHHRAQWNATTTPEFPDKAASSAPQPKMATSPAPQPKMAASLAPQLKMAASPAPQHKMADSTPPTLHRRGRRRRQAATVPQDPENAPERAAAVHEAIPDAVPAAVPEAVAEAVPDAVPAAVSETEAVPEKVLDAVREAEAMPDAVPDVVPAAVLEAETVPAAVPEAEAVAEAVPDAVPVAVLEAEAVPAAVPEAEAVTEAVPDAVPVAVPEAGAVAEVVPDAVPAAAPEAEAVPEAVPDAVPEAVPDAVPEAVPDAVSEAVPEAVPEAVPEAVPEAVPDAVPEAVPDAVPEAVPDAVPEAVPDTVPEAVPEAVPDTVPEAVTTRPWWSSTPPWGTLAVTTRTWWSSAPPWGTRAVTTRTWWSSAPLWGTPAVTMRTWWSSAPPWWTPASTTKTWWSSAPPWRALTLTTRPWWSSAPPWWTPASTTKMWWSSAPSWWTPQHALHGLMFCVF, from the exons atgcctagatccagcggtgtgagatttcgaatcggttccccagccaccatggaggaacggagggggagagtccggaacttaaccacccttcatcaagaaggaagggaggtgggtggcctggcgcaattgttttggactttggcagtcgggttaggttacaatgatgcagcactaaaggattggtttaataattgcctggatgatcctttacctcaatgggagatgaaggggttagagatcctggacttttgggggtttaccaattacctgcaccatcgtgctcagtggaatgcaacaaccacaccagagtttccagacaaggctgccagctcagccccacaacccaagatggccaccagcccagccccacagcccaagatggccgccagcctagcgccacagctcaagatggccgccagcccagcaccacagcacaagatggccgactcaacgccaccgactctccatcgtagagggcggaggaggagacaggcagctactgttcctcaggacccggagaacgctcccgagcgggcggctgccgtccatgaggccattcccgatgcggtgcccgctgctgttccggaggcggtggccgaggctgttcccgatgcggtgcccgctgctgtttcCGAgaccgaggctgttcccgagaaggtgctcgatgctgttcgagaggccgaggcaatgcccgatgctgttcccgatgtggtgcccgctgcggttctggaggccgagacggtacccgctgctgttccggaggccgaggcggtggccgaggccgttcccgatgcggttcccgttgctgttctggaggccgaggcggtgcccgctgctgttccggaggccgaggcggtgaccgaagccgttcccgatgcggttcccgttgctgttccggaggccggggcggtggccgaggtcgttcccgatgcggtgcccgctgctgctccggaggccgaggctgttcccgaggcggtgcctgatgcagttcccgag gcggtgcccgatgctgttcccgaggcggtgcccgatgcagtttccgaggcggtgcccgaggcagttcccgaggcggtgcccgaggcagttcccgaggcggtgcccgatgcagttcccgaggcggtgcccgatgctgttcccgaggcggtgcccgatgctgttcccgaggcggtgcccgatacagttcccgag gctgttccagaggcggtgcctgatacagttcccgaggcggtgaccacaaggccgtggtggtcttctactccgccctgggggactctggcggtgaccacgaggacgtggtggtcgtccgctccaccctgggggactcgggcggtgaccacgaggacgtggtggtcgtccgctccgctctgggggactccggcggtgaccatgaggacgtggtggtcttctgctccgccctggtggactccggcctcgaccacaaagacgtggtggtcttccgctccgccctggagggctttgactttgaccacaaggccgtggtggtcttccgctccgccctggtggactccggcctcgaccacaaagatgtggtggtcatctgctccgtcctggtggacgcctcaacatgcccttcatggacttatgttttgtgttttttga
- the LOC128015696 gene encoding calphotin-like isoform X3 codes for MPRSSGVRFRIGSPATMEERRGRVRNLTTLHQEGREVGGLAQLFWTLAVGLGYNDAALKDWFNNCLDDPLPQWEMKGLEILDFWGFTNYLHHRAQWNATTTPEFPDKAASSAPQPKMATSPAPQPKMAASLAPQLKMAASPAPQHKMADSTPPTLHRRGRRRRQAATVPQDPENAPERAAAVHEAIPDAVPAAVPEAVAEAVPDAVPAAVSETEAVPEKVLDAVREAEAMPDAVPDVVPAAVLEAETVPAAVPEAEAVAEAVPDAVPVAVLEAEAVPAAVPEAEAVTEAVPDAVPVAVPEAGAVAEVVPDAVPAAAPEAEAVPEAVPDAVPEAVPDAVSEAVPEAVPEAVPEAVPEAVPDAVPEAVPDAVPEAVPDAVPEAVPDTVPEAVPEAVPDTVPEAVTTRPWWSSTPPWGTLAVTTRTWWSSAPPWGTRAVTTRTWWSSAPLWGTPAVTMRTWWSSAPPWWTPASTTKTWWSSAPPWRALTLTTRPWWSSAPPWWTPASTTKMWWSSAPSWWTPQHALHGLMFCVF; via the exons atgcctagatccagcggtgtgagatttcgaatcggttccccagccaccatggaggaacggagggggagagtccggaacttaaccacccttcatcaagaaggaagggaggtgggtggcctggcgcaattgttttggactttggcagtcgggttaggttacaatgatgcagcactaaaggattggtttaataattgcctggatgatcctttacctcaatgggagatgaaggggttagagatcctggacttttgggggtttaccaattacctgcaccatcgtgctcagtggaatgcaacaaccacaccagagtttccagacaaggctgccagctcagccccacaacccaagatggccaccagcccagccccacagcccaagatggccgccagcctagcgccacagctcaagatggccgccagcccagcaccacagcacaagatggccgactcaacgccaccgactctccatcgtagagggcggaggaggagacaggcagctactgttcctcaggacccggagaacgctcccgagcgggcggctgccgtccatgaggccattcccgatgcggtgcccgctgctgttccggaggcggtggccgaggctgttcccgatgcggtgcccgctgctgtttcCGAgaccgaggctgttcccgagaaggtgctcgatgctgttcgagaggccgaggcaatgcccgatgctgttcccgatgtggtgcccgctgcggttctggaggccgagacggtacccgctgctgttccggaggccgaggcggtggccgaggccgttcccgatgcggttcccgttgctgttctggaggccgaggcggtgcccgctgctgttccggaggccgaggcggtgaccgaagccgttcccgatgcggttcccgttgctgttccggaggccggggcggtggccgaggtcgttcccgatgcggtgcccgctgctgctccggaggccgaggctgttcccgaggcggtgcctgatgcagttcccgag gcggtgcccgatgcagtttccgaggcggtgcccgaggcagttcccgaggcggtgcccgaggcagttcccgaggcggtgcccgatgcagttcccgaggcggtgcccgatgctgttcccgaggcggtgcccgatgctgttcccgaggcggtgcccgatacagttcccgag gctgttccagaggcggtgcctgatacagttcccgaggcggtgaccacaaggccgtggtggtcttctactccgccctgggggactctggcggtgaccacgaggacgtggtggtcgtccgctccaccctgggggactcgggcggtgaccacgaggacgtggtggtcgtccgctccgctctgggggactccggcggtgaccatgaggacgtggtggtcttctgctccgccctggtggactccggcctcgaccacaaagacgtggtggtcttccgctccgccctggagggctttgactttgaccacaaggccgtggtggtcttccgctccgccctggtggactccggcctcgaccacaaagatgtggtggtcatctgctccgtcctggtggacgcctcaacatgcccttcatggacttatgttttgtgttttttga